A single Aspergillus chevalieri M1 DNA, chromosome 3, nearly complete sequence DNA region contains:
- a CDS encoding uncharacterized protein (TransMembrane:1 (o101-124i)): MFIRIIDSHLHYTAPTAAEGAVRTGWSYTGNNNPYRDQDPKNWGSNTAAQAVPSSIPPAESSVGINPSNVASATPTTAASSDTSTKSNTNHNGGLSTTTKVAIAVPVAVGGAALIAAIVFLLLFMRRRKQRKATAAAAAAAAAAGAGAQTPVNSQVHIPKGHNHGQANPRMETATAIAPVPPSNNGNGWTMPSQTHNMNPPFDGPLPQQHNSTPVLPETYRSSDPSMGIGLALTPENPVPSPSPPSAGVGAEFPRARSPFNHPDDTLSDISRVSGRRRDIDGDGDGDGDGDRASVISSVSSIDEREHERGHRGFGGH, translated from the coding sequence ATGTTTAtccggattatcgactcACACTTACACTACACAGCTCCCACAGCCGCAGAAGGTGCCGTCCGCACCGGCTGGTCCTATACAGGGAACAACAACCCGTATCGAGACCAAGACCCTAAAAATTGGGGGAGTAACACTGCAGCACAAGCGGTGCCCTCTTCCATACCACCAGCTGAATCTAGCGTTGGTATTAATCCCAGCAACGTCGCATCCGCAACCCCTacaacagcagcaagcaGCGATACCAGTACCAAATCCAACACCAACCACAACGGTGGCTTGAGTACAACCACAAAAGTCGCCATCGCCGTCCCCGTCGCCGTAGGCGGCGCAGCCCTCATCGCGGCAATCGTCTTCCTACTCCTCTTCATGCGCCGCCGCAAACAACGCaaagcaacagcagcagcagcagcagcagcagcagcagcaggagcaggagccCAAACACCAGTTAACTCCCAAGTACACATACCAAAAGGACACAACCACGGACAAGCGAACCCACGAATGGAAACGGCCACTGCCATAGCTCCCGTCCCGCCAAGCAATAACGGCAACGGCTGGACAATGCCCTCCCAAACACACAACATGAACCCGCCCTTCGACGGCCCCCTGCCGCAACAACATAATTCAACCCCCGTCCTCCCAGAAACCTACCGCTCAAGTGATCCCAGTATGGGGATTGGATTGGCGTTAACGCCTGAGAACCCGGTCCCTTCGCCCTCGCCGCCGTCGGCGGGTGTTGGTGCGGAGTTCCCGCGCGCGCGCTCGCCGTTTAATCATCCTGATGATACGTTGTCGGATATCTCGAGGGTGAGTGGGCGAAGACGGGatattgatggagatggggatggggatggagaTGGTGATCGGGCGAGTGTTATTTCTTCTGTTTCGTCGATTGATGAGCGTGAGCATGAGCGTGGACACAGGGGTTTTGGTGGGCATTAA
- a CDS encoding uncharacterized protein (COG:S;~EggNog:ENOG410PNQK) gives MSDFKTIMKEGWHPKARDGGKESWRSDFKGINQVAGWMGKGKDSSSEKSEHISTPLSSLKDPASFGPPPKHVKYHGPSALPNETTPDRSGLGAPLRQEQIYQQRQHQAEIEAREAEEQAAEEERRAAPPAPYRVNTTGLRTDHLPPPPKRVGSSISGSSASSGNSNSRPPPSLPPRLPPRTNSTPVQSPPAYSPIPQPGLGPASDGYVNQGATSRLANAGVSVPALGVGGENQDLQSTASPGGAPVNELQSRFSQMRTGSSYSRPAPPPPPGRGRNTPAQDNPPASGSGGVRSTINNFREQHADKIDAGKQKMGNFREQHSDKIDAGKQKMGNFREQHSDKIDAGKQKMGNFREQHSDKIDAGKEKMGNFREQHADKIDTGKQKIGNFREQHADKIDTGKEKMGNFREQHADKIDAGKQKMSGLSKRIGSFVEGQRSQPSERPAPPPSASTPSTSNAGVESIAKKKPPPPPPKRADIRAPSVQTAPSPSGPPPLPLSSKPRIV, from the exons ATGAGCGATTTCAAAACTATCATGAAGGAGGGCTGGCACCCCAAAGCCCGCGATGGTGGAAAAGAAAGCTGGCGAAGCGATTTCAAAGGAATCAACCAAGTG GCAGGATGGATGGGGAAAGGCAAAGACTCTAGCAGCGAAAAGTCCGAACACATCTCCACGCCGCTATCCTCGCTCAAAGACCCGGCATCGTTTGGACCTCCTCCGAAACACGTCAAATATCACGGCCCGTCGGCACTCCCGAACGAAACGACTCCGGATCGCAGTGGTCTAGGCGCTCCGCTACGACAAGAACAGATTTATCAACAACGGCAACACCAGGCAGAGATTGAGGCACGGGAGGCAGAAGAACAAGCggcggaagaagagagacgGGCTGCACCTCCAGCACCATATCGGGTCAATACAACGGGACTGAGGACAGATCATCTTCCACCACCGCCGAAACGAGTGGGCTCCTCAATTTCAGGAAGTTCTGCATCTTCGGGGAACTCGAACTCGAGACCTCCACCCAGTCTTCCGCCCCGACTGCCTCCGCGAACGAATTCCACACCCGTACAGTCTCCGCCCGCATACTCGCCGATACCACAACCGGGATTAGGACCAGCGTCAGATGGATATGTCAATCAGGGTGCGACATCTCGACTGGCCAATGCCGGTGTCTCGGTTCCTGCTCTGGGAGTTGGGGGCGAAAACCAGGATCTGCAGAGCACTGCCTCACCGGGAGGGGCCCCTGTCAACGAACTGCAAAGCCGTTTCTCTCAAATGAGAACGGGATCGTCTTACAGTCGACCTGCACCGCCTCCCCCGCCTGGACGAGGCAGGAATACCCCAGCACAAGATAACCCACCCGCGTCGGGTTCTGGGGGAGTCAGGTCTACGATCAACAACTTCCGCGAGCAACATGCGGACAAGATTGATGCCGGCAAACAGAAGATGGGTAACTTCCGTGAACAACATTCAGACAAGATCGATGCCGGCAAACAGAAGATGGGCAACTTCCGTGAACAACATTCAGACAAGATCGATGCCGGCAAACAGAAGATGGGCAACTTCCGTGAACAACATTCAGACAAGATCGATGCTGGCAAAGAAAAGATGGGCAACTTCCGTGAGCAACATGCGGATAAGATTGATACTGGCAAACAGAAAATAGGGAACTTCCGCGAACAACATGCAGACAAGATCGATACGGGCAAGGAAAAGATGGGTAACTTCCGCGAACAACATGCGGACAAGATCGATGCTGGCAAACAGAAAATGAGCGGATTGTCGAAGCGAATTGGTTCGTTCGTCGAGGGACAAAGGTCTCAGCCTAGTgaacgaccagcaccaccgcCTTCAGCATCAACCCCCTCCACATCAAATGCGGGGGTGGAGAGCATAGCTAAGAAGAagccgcctccgccgccaccaAAACGTGCAGATATCCGGGCTCCGTCGGTCCAGACGGCGCCGTCTCCTTCGGGACCTCCCCCGTTGCCACTCAGCTCCAAGCCTAGGATTGTATGA
- a CDS encoding pseudouridine synthase PUS7 (BUSCO:EOG09261EY9;~COG:S;~EggNog:ENOG410PFCW;~InterPro:IPR001656,IPR020103,IPR042214,IPR011760;~PFAM:PF01142;~go_function: GO:0003723 - RNA binding [Evidence IEA];~go_function: GO:0009982 - pseudouridine synthase activity [Evidence IEA];~go_process: GO:0001522 - pseudouridine synthesis [Evidence IEA];~go_process: GO:0009451 - RNA modification [Evidence IEA]) yields the protein MEGADIVESPRKRQKTDNDNMSSEEVAVAAKPAADDAQLQKEIEVGITEFVTPQNEGFSGILKKRYTDFLVNEILPTGQVLHLRNVATPEQNKKDKKDTKAEPAAESATENTATKAEEEPKPAETAPEPAPEFNLSDEDSTTLHTYFGEDATNRIVSLHKRAQASNARPSAFDKIATSVMTDRDQRIQVHQAIRRIFNSQLESSTDGEGMMWISAAPNRNKRNGQNGQNGRGGRDANRNNWQELGGPYLHFTIYKENKDTMEVISFLARQLKTNPKSFQFAGTKDRRGVTVQRACAHKVKAERLAHMNNTLRNARLGDFEYREHGLELGDLNGNEFVVTLRESDIPGVDLNDREAAISKANELVGSALRNLRERGYFNYYGLQRFGTFSTRTDTIGVKMLQGDFKAACEAILQYPPHVLAAAQDQTQDTGNISTDDKARAQAIHHFQSTGKSAEALEKLPRKFSAEMNLIRHLGRSKNDFIGALQMIPRNLRLMYVHAYQSLVWNFAAGERWRLYGDKVVEGDLVLMHEHREKESDASTAEINNEVDADGEVIITPAAHDSARAADDQFTRARALSATEAASGRYSIFDVVLPLPGFDVSYPANAMTDFYKRFMGSEEGGKLDPFDMRRKWKDISLSGSYRKLLSRMGEDYSFEIKTYEKDDEQFIVTDLEAVTNHESEKAEAKTEGGKGDKLAVVLKFQLGSSQYATMALRELMKGRAKAYTPDFGGR from the exons ATGGAAGGGGCCGATATCGTGGAGTCGCCGCGCAAGCGGCAGAAGACGGACAACGACAACATGTCTTCCGAAGAAGTTGCCGTTGCAGCCAAACCCGCCGCCGACGACGCTCAATTGCAGAAGGAGATCGAGGTTGGGATTACGGAGTTTGTTACCCCGCAGAATGAGGGCTTTTCGGGGATCTTGAAGAAGAG ATATACCGACTTCCTGGTCAATGAGATCTTGCCTACTGGTCAGGTTCTGCATTTGAGGAACGTCGCGACGCCGGAGCAGAATAAGAAAGACAAGAAGGATACGAAAGCCGAACCAGCTGCTGAGTCTGCGACCGAGAACACCGCGACCAaagctgaagaggaacccaaACCGGCCGAAACTGCACCCGAGCCCGCCCCCGAGTTCAACCTCTCTGACGAAGACAGTACCACCCTACACACCTACTTTGGCGAAGATGCTACCAACAGAATCGTTTCTCTACACAAACGCGCCCAAGCCTCCAACGCCCGCCCAAGCGCATTCGACAAGATCGCTACCTCTGTCATGACCGACCGCGACCAGCGAATCCAAGTGCACCAAGCCATCCGTCGTATCTTCAACTCACAGCTCGAGTCCAGTACAGACGGCGAGGGAATGATGTGGATCTCTGCCGCGCCGAACCGCAACAAGCGGAATGGACAGAATGGGCAGAATGGACGCGGTGGACGGGATGCGAACAGGAATAACTGGCAAGAGCTTGGTGGTCCGTATTTGCATTTTACAATCTACAAGGAGAACAAGGATACGATGGAGGTGATCTCGTTCCTGGCACGGCAGTTGAAAACAAATCCCAAGTCGTTTCAGTTTGCTGGGACGAAGGATCGACGGGGTGTTACTGTGCAGCGGGCGTGCGCGCATAAAGTGAAGGCGGAGAGACTGGCCCATATGAACAACACGCTGCGCAATGCGAGACTAGGCGACTTTGAGTACCGCGAGcacggtctggaattgggcGACCTCAATGGCAATGAGTTCGTGGTAACGCTACGTGAATCCGACATCCCCGGCGTCGATCTAAACGACCGCGAAGCTGCCATCTCCAAAGCCAACGAGCTCGTCGGCTCCGCCCTGCGCAACCTCCGCGAACGCGGCTACTTCAACTATTATGGCCTCCAGCGCTTTGGAACCTTCTCCACCCGCACCGACACCATCGGCGTGAAAATGCTCCAGGGCGACTTCAAAGCCGCCTGCGAAGCAATCCTCCAATACCCCCCACACGTCCTCGCCGCAGCGCAAGACCAAACTCAGGACACCGGCAACATCAGCACAGACGACAAGGCCCGCGCCCAGGCAATCCACCACTTCCAAAGCACAGGCAAAAGCGCCGAAGCACTAGAAAAGCTGCCCCGCAAGTTCTCCGCGGAAATGAACCTCATCCGCCACCTGGGCCGCTCGAAGAACGACTTCATCGGCGCGCTGCAGATGATCCCCCGCAATCTGAGACTCATGTACGTCCACGCGTACCAGAGTCTAGTCTGGAACTTTGCCGCAGGCGAACGGTGGCGGTTATACGGCGATAAAGTCGTCGAGGGAGACCTCGTGCTCATGCACGAACACCGCGAGAAAGAAAGCGACGCTTCAACCGCCGAGATTAATAACGAAGTCGACGCCGACGGCGAAGTCATCATCACACCTGCAGCACACGACAGCGCCCGCGCCGCAGATGACCAGTTCACGCGTGCGCGCGCCCTATCCGCTACTGAAGCTGCGTCGGGTCGATACAGTATCTTCGATGTCGTCCTTCCACTCCCCGGCTTTGACGTGTCGTACCCCGCGAACGCAATGACAGACTTCTACAAGCGCTTCATGGGCAGCGAGGAAGGCGGAAAACTAGACCCCTTCGACATGCGCCGTAAATGGAAGGACATTAGTCTCAGCGGAAGTTACCGCAAATTACTCAGCCGAATGGGCGAAGACTACTCCTTCGAAATTAAGACTTACGAGAAGGACGATGAGCAGTTCATTGTCACGGATCTGGAGGCCGTTACTAACCATGAGTCTGAGAAAGCTGAGGCGAAGACCGAGGGCGGGAAGGGTGATAAATTGGCCGTGGTGCTCAAGTTCCAGCTCGGCTCGAGCCAGTATGCTACTATGGCGTTGCGGGAGTTGATGAAAGGGAGGGCTAAGGCTTATACGCCTGACTTCGGAGGCAGGTAA
- a CDS encoding elongation of very long chain fatty acids protein (COG:I;~EggNog:ENOG410PIKZ;~InterPro:IPR002076;~PFAM:PF01151;~TransMembrane:7 (o63-81i102-126o191-212i233-253o259-277i289-306o373-394i);~go_component: GO:0016021 - integral component of membrane [Evidence IEA]), producing MFDYNLVTPSGPATVRIGLPHASMLKFPPNELPATLPAPQLAELTWYQPFNIPPELFHQLLDVRVPVTIASLYAVTVVLLNRVNKNRGYKPYAFSQTRWFKVFVILHNVFLAIYSAWTFAAMFRAFRNSLPGFNNPHGLAGWADSLCKIGGPRGYGNAALYNTTTEHWTMPNPQFSLIEGGIPDPLDDGRLWNQGLAFLGWIFYLSKFYEVFDTAIILAKGKKSSTLQTYHHTGAMMCMWAGIRYVAAPIWIFTLVNSFIHAMMYTYYTFTALRIRVPGVIKRSLTSMQITQFLFGTTMAASYLFVDYTLPFWDAPESGAGAGAGAGASGSWLKKLGLASGQQQPIGLPTVGAKLPGVDYRMVPCLDTTGQTFAVSLNVSYLLPLTYLFVRFFVRSYLYRKEPSVPQPTHMHAAEKAGLDALKGVSREIQKAVEVNGETSEATEDEAVKAQATKRKASPAAADQSKDSPIRTRSSAAKKAANGGRQEGFSPVKKGVKKSEGSAGSSPAETTNPYGVLQKS from the exons ATGTTCGACTACAACCTGGTCACCCCGTCGGGTCCGGCCACCGTGCGCATTGGTCTTCCTCATGCGTCTATGCTGAAATTTCCTCCCAACGAGCTTCCCGCGACTCTCCCGGCACCACAACTCGCAGAACTCACCTGGTACCAGCCATTCAACATCCCTCCCGAGCTCTTCCACCAGCTCCTCGATGTCCGCGTCCCCGTTACCATTGCCTCCCTCTACGCCGTCACCGTCGTGCTGCTCAATCGCGTGAACAAGAATCGCGGATACAAGCCATACGCCTTCAGCCAGACCCGCTGGTTCAAGGTCTTCGTCATCCTGCATAATGTCTTCCTCGCCATCTACTCCGCCTGGACCTTCGCCGCTATGTTCAGGGCCTTCCGTAACTCGTTGCCGGGCTTCAATAACCCCCACGGGCTAGCTGGGTGGGCGGATTCGCTGTGCAAGATTGGTGGTCCTCGTGGATATGGCAATGCAGCTTTGTACAACACTACCACGGAGCACTGGACCATGCCCAACCCGCAGTTCTCGTTGATTGAGGGTGGTATTCCGGATCCGCTTGATGATGGTCGTCTGTGGAACCAGGGTCTTGCCTTTTTGGGCTGGATTTTCTACCTCTCCAAGTTTTACGAGGTTTTCGACACGGCGATTATCCTGGCCAAGGGTAAAAAGAGCTCAACTCTGCAAACTTACCACCATACCGGTGCTATGATGTGCATGTGGGCTGGTATCCGCTACGTCGCGGCGCCGATCTGGATCTTTACTCTGGTCAACTCGTTCATTCATGCGATGATG TACACCTACTACACCTTTACCGCCCTCCGCATCCGCGTCCCCGGTGTGATCAAGCGATCCTTGACTTCAATGCAGATCACCCAATTCCTCTTCGGAACCACCATGGCCGCCTCGTATCTGTTCGTCGACTACACTCTTCCCTTCTGGGACGCGCCTGAGtccggtgctggtgctggtgctggcgctggTGCCTCCGGATCGTGGTTGAAAAAGCTTGGCTTAGCCTCTGGTCAGCAGCAGCCCATTGGTCTCCCCACCGTCGGTGCAAAGCTCCCAGGCGTAGACTACCGCATGGTCCCCTGTCTGGACACCACCGGCCAGACCTTTGCCGTTTCGCTCAATGTCTCGTACCTCCTGCCTCTGACCTACCTCTTCGTCCGCTTCTTCGTCCGTTCGTACCTGTACCGCAAGGAGCCCAGCGTCCCCCAGCCTACCCACATGCACGCCGCCGAGAAGGCTGGTCTGGATGCTCTGAAGGGCGTTAGCCGCGAGATTCAAAAGGCCGTCGAGGTCAACGGTGAGACCAGCGAAGCCACCGAGGACGAAGCAGTCAAGGCTCAGGCTACCAAGCGCAAGGCATCTCCCGCTGCCGCCGACCAGTCCAAGGATTCACCCATCAGGACGCGCTCCTCGGCTGCCAAGAAGGCTGCGAACGGTGGTCGTCAGGAGGGATTCTCGCCTGTGAAAAAGGGTGTTAAGAAGTCTGAGGGCAGTGCCGGTAGTTCTCCTGCGGAGACTACAAACCCCTACGGAGTTTTGCAGAAGTCTTAG